In Flavobacterium lacustre, a genomic segment contains:
- a CDS encoding TolC family protein produces MQNIKFYIVISCLILSFNMKAQTLSLDNVLSTIKTNNPQLKMYDADIQSMDAAAKGAKSWMPPQVETGFFTTPYNTKMWKADGTFPGMGMYMLGVTQMIPNASKLKADSNLMKAMSSVEKENKNYTINQLIALAKTNYYQWLVLNKKIKIADDNLLLLDYMIKSMEIRYQYNMDKLPTYYKAKSQYSALESMILMLQNDISQKRIMLNTLMARDKNTKFEIDETYEIKDFNSAISDTTSLSKNRSDVKAIEKTMEINQLKIVAEKTKLLPEFGIKYDHMFAFGEQPQQFTLMGMITIPMPWSTKMNKANINSFQIKNESLNWQKQMILNEATGMISGMTNELNTLKKQYEVAQKSIIPALKSNYETAILAWQNNTGDLFATLDAWEALNMAQIDALDKLQRILAAQVEIEKQLETK; encoded by the coding sequence ATGCAAAACATTAAATTTTATATCGTAATAAGTTGTTTGATTTTAAGCTTTAATATGAAGGCGCAAACACTTTCCTTGGATAATGTATTGAGTACAATCAAAACAAACAATCCTCAACTAAAAATGTACGATGCCGATATTCAAAGTATGGATGCAGCTGCAAAAGGAGCTAAAAGCTGGATGCCCCCTCAAGTGGAAACAGGTTTTTTTACGACTCCTTATAATACCAAAATGTGGAAAGCAGATGGAACATTTCCTGGAATGGGGATGTATATGCTGGGCGTTACGCAAATGATACCAAATGCTTCCAAGCTAAAAGCTGATTCTAATCTTATGAAGGCAATGTCTTCTGTTGAAAAAGAAAACAAAAACTATACAATTAATCAATTGATAGCATTGGCAAAAACAAATTATTATCAATGGTTGGTTTTAAATAAAAAAATAAAAATAGCCGATGATAATTTGTTGCTTTTAGACTATATGATTAAAAGTATGGAAATACGTTATCAGTATAATATGGATAAATTACCTACTTATTACAAAGCAAAATCGCAATACAGCGCATTAGAAAGTATGATTCTAATGTTGCAAAATGACATTTCACAAAAGCGAATTATGCTGAACACTTTGATGGCAAGAGATAAAAACACCAAATTTGAAATTGATGAAACCTACGAAATAAAAGATTTTAATTCGGCAATATCGGATACAACTTCTCTTTCTAAAAACCGAAGCGATGTGAAAGCCATCGAAAAAACGATGGAAATAAATCAGCTCAAAATTGTGGCAGAAAAAACAAAATTATTGCCCGAGTTTGGTATAAAATACGATCATATGTTTGCTTTTGGCGAACAACCTCAACAATTTACTTTAATGGGAATGATTACTATTCCAATGCCTTGGTCAACCAAAATGAATAAAGCCAATATCAATAGTTTTCAAATTAAAAATGAAAGTCTGAACTGGCAAAAACAAATGATTTTGAATGAAGCTACAGGAATGATTTCGGGTATGACCAATGAATTGAACACTTTAAAAAAACAATACGAGGTTGCACAAAAAAGTATAATTCCTGCCCTTAAAAGCAATTATGAAACTGCAATTTTAGCTTGGCAAAACAACACTGGAGATCTTTTTGCCACTCTTGATGCGTGGGAAGCATTAAATATGGCTCAAATTGATGCGTTAGATAAATTGCAAAGGATTTTGGCAGCACAAGTAGAAATTGAAAAACAATTAGAAACCAAATAA
- a CDS encoding efflux RND transporter permease subunit, translating to MKDKLKKIFKKENDPLTPEDKLKLIESSSKLVGPGVFYSTIIVIASFLPVFLLTGMEGKLFSPLAWTKSFILIVDAFFAITLTPVLISFLLKGKLRTENKNPINRKLESIYTPILTLCLKWRKTVLAINIVALLIGVLMFTRLGSEFMPPLDEGSILFMPVTLPDVSNSEVKRILQVQDKLIKSIPEVAHVLGKAGRANTATDNSPISMVETIILLKPQQEWREGKKKADIVNEINNKLQIPGVTNGFTQPIINRINMLSTGIRTDVGIKIYGASLDTINVLAQKIKKTLEGTSGVKDLYAEPITGGKYIDIEAKRDVIGRYGLTIDDINNVVEASIGGMKLTTTIEGRQRFSVNARYAQEYRNSLEALKKLQVQTMQFGPIPLETVANVKISDGPPMINSENAMLRGTVLFNVRERDLGSTVKEAQKKLNAMMTKMPKGYYVEWSGQWENQIRANKTLSLILPIVVVIIFLILYFTYRSMKEALITMITVPFALIGGIFMVYFYGINLSVAVAVGFIALFGLAVETAMLITIYLNEAMNKMVEKHGNSSETITEEILREYIIDGSAKRLRPKLMTVSVSLFGLIPILWATGTGADVMLPITVPLIGGTITSTIYVLLVTPVVFEMSKLRELKTKGKIDLIDAKH from the coding sequence ATGAAAGATAAACTAAAAAAAATATTCAAAAAAGAAAACGATCCGTTAACTCCTGAAGATAAGTTGAAGCTTATAGAAAGCTCTTCTAAATTAGTGGGACCAGGCGTTTTTTATTCAACCATAATTGTAATTGCTTCATTTTTACCCGTATTTCTTCTCACAGGAATGGAAGGCAAATTATTTAGTCCATTGGCTTGGACAAAATCGTTTATACTAATTGTGGATGCATTTTTTGCCATTACGCTAACTCCTGTATTGATTAGCTTTTTACTAAAAGGCAAACTTCGTACAGAAAACAAAAATCCAATAAATAGAAAATTGGAAAGTATTTATACTCCCATTTTAACTCTTTGTTTAAAATGGAGAAAAACAGTTTTAGCAATTAATATTGTAGCGCTGTTAATTGGGGTATTAATGTTTACTCGTTTAGGTTCAGAATTTATGCCTCCACTCGATGAAGGTTCCATTCTTTTTATGCCAGTAACTTTACCTGATGTGTCAAATTCCGAAGTGAAACGAATTTTGCAGGTTCAGGACAAATTGATAAAATCAATTCCTGAAGTGGCTCACGTGTTGGGAAAAGCAGGAAGAGCCAATACGGCAACGGATAACAGTCCAATAAGTATGGTAGAAACAATTATTTTGCTTAAACCACAACAAGAATGGAGAGAAGGCAAAAAGAAAGCTGATATTGTTAATGAAATCAACAATAAATTGCAAATACCCGGGGTAACGAATGGCTTTACACAGCCAATTATTAATCGTATCAATATGCTTTCAACTGGTATCAGAACAGATGTAGGAATAAAAATTTACGGAGCAAGTTTAGATACAATTAATGTTTTGGCTCAAAAAATTAAAAAAACATTGGAAGGAACTTCGGGAGTTAAAGATTTGTATGCTGAACCAATAACAGGCGGAAAATATATTGATATTGAAGCAAAAAGAGACGTTATTGGCAGATATGGATTAACCATAGACGACATTAATAATGTGGTTGAAGCTTCTATTGGAGGTATGAAACTAACAACAACTATAGAAGGAAGACAACGTTTTTCTGTCAACGCACGATATGCACAAGAATACAGAAATAGCCTTGAGGCTTTAAAAAAACTGCAAGTGCAAACAATGCAATTTGGACCAATACCATTAGAAACTGTTGCCAATGTAAAAATAAGTGATGGCCCTCCAATGATAAATAGCGAAAATGCAATGCTACGTGGAACTGTGTTGTTCAACGTTCGGGAGCGTGATTTAGGAAGTACTGTAAAAGAAGCACAGAAAAAACTGAATGCAATGATGACTAAAATGCCAAAAGGCTATTATGTGGAATGGAGCGGACAGTGGGAAAATCAAATCCGCGCAAACAAAACATTAAGTTTGATTCTACCTATTGTTGTTGTCATTATTTTTCTCATTTTGTATTTTACTTATCGCTCTATGAAAGAAGCATTAATCACAATGATTACAGTTCCCTTTGCATTAATTGGGGGTATTTTTATGGTTTATTTCTATGGAATTAATTTGTCGGTGGCAGTTGCGGTAGGGTTTATAGCCTTATTTGGTCTTGCTGTCGAAACAGCGATGTTAATTACCATTTATTTGAATGAAGCGATGAACAAAATGGTCGAAAAACACGGAAACAGTTCCGAAACCATTACCGAAGAAATATTGAGAGAATACATTATTGATGGTTCAGCCAAAAGATTGCGACCCAAACTGATGACAGTTTCTGTTTCATTATTTGGATTAATCCCTATTCTTTGGGCAACTGGAACAGGTGCTGATGTGATGCTTCCCATTACCGTTCCACTTATTGGAGGTACCATTACCTCCACAATTTATGTATTATTAGTAACCCCTGTTGTTTTTGAAATGTCAAAACTTCGTGAATTAAAAACAAAAGGTAAAATAGATCTTATAGATGCAAAACATTAA